CGAGTACGCCGGCGCCGGCATCCGGGTGAACACGGTGTGCGTGAGCAATATCAGGAGCCGGCAGAACGACCGCCGCTGGCAGAGCGCGCACGCGGACGACCCGTCCTACACGTTGGAGCAGTTCTACCAGGACGGTGGCAAGCGCATCCCGCTCGGTCGCATCGCGCCCGCCGAGGAGGCCGGCGACGTGATCGTGTTCCTGGCCTCGGCGCGCGCCGCCTTCGTAACCGGCTCCGCCATCAACGTCGACGGCGGCGCCGCCCCCACGGTGTAACGGAGTCGATGCGTACCGCTCAGTGGAGCGCCGCGGCACGGTTGACACGTTCCTGGCAGCGTAGAGAATGAGACTATGTCCTCCGTCAAGGAAGCAGCCCGCGACGTGATCGAACGGCTTCGCGACGACGCGAGCTGGGACGATCTGATGTACGAGCTCTACGTGAAGCAGAAGATCGAGCAAGGGATCGCCGACGTCGAAGCCCAGCGAGTCATCCCGCACGAGCGCATCAGAGCCGAGCTTCTCGAGCGTGAGAGTTAGCTGGTCTGAGCTGCGCGCATGCGGATCGGGGTGGTCGGGGCGGGGGTGTTCGGTCTGGCGGCGGCCATTGAGGCGCGCACCCGCGGACACGAGGTAACAGTCTTCGAGCGGGGGGAAATCCCTCACCCGGCGGCCAGCTCCACCGACGTGGCGAAGGGGATACGCCGCATGTGGTACGCCAGCGACAACGACACCTACGTCGAGCTGGCGGAACGGGCCGCCGTGCAGTGGCGGGCCTGGGAGGATCGGTCGGGAGAGTGTTTCTACCACCAGGTCGGGAGCCTTCGGGCAGTCGCCGACTTCAGAGCCGGCAGCCCGATGCGGGCCAGCGCCGACTTCCTGCTCGACCGCGGCGCCGAGATCGCGGTGCTGTCGGCGGACGAGGCCGGACAGCGATTTCCGCAGTTCCGCTTCGCCGCCGGCGAGACGTGCGTGTTCGATCCGTGGGCCGGCTACCTGGAGAGCGCCCGCGCCATCGCCGTCATGGCCGGCATCGCCCGCGACGGCGGATGCCGGGTCTACACTTCAACACCGGTCACCAGCGTCGAGGAGCAGGCGTCGGGTGTCGAGGTGAGGTTCCGGGATGGACGCGAGCGGTTCGACCGCGTCGTGGTGGCGGCGGGGCCGTGGGTGGGCCGGCTCCTGCCCGCCGTCGGTGCGAAGGTAAGGATCACCCGGCAACAGATGCTGTTGATCGAGCCGCCGGACCGGCACGCATTCAGCGGCGACCGACTGCCCGTGTGGATGATCGACGAGGGCGGCGAGGGATGGTACGGGTTTCCGCTCCTGCGCGGTGGCTATGCAAAGGTCGCCCGCGACCGGCTCGGCGAAACGGTGGACCCGGACGTCGAACGCTCCGGCACCGAGGAGTTCGCCCGCGACGCCCTCGATTTCGTACGCCGGCGGCTTCCAGCCCTGGCCGCCGGAACGGTGGTCGAAGGACGCTCCTGCCTGTATACCAACACGCCGGACGACCACTTCCTGGTGGACCGCGTACCGGGCTCGGAGCGGATCTTCGTGGCCGGCGGCGGCAGCGGCCACGGCTTCAAGTTCGGCGGCGCGCTCGGCCCGGTGATCGTCGATGCCGTCGAGGACTGCCCCAACCCGCTCGGCGACCGCTTCCGGATCGGCAACCGCCTGACCGCCGCCCGCACCCCGGGCACCGACCACACGCGCGGATTCGCCCAGCCGCCCCCGGCCTGACCCGGCCAAGGCGGGCCCGGCGGTCACCTACCGCCCGTTCTCCTCGTACGTCACCGCTCATCCGCGCGTTCCGCGGCGATCAGGCGGCTGGCACTGACCCCTTCCGGCAGGCGAGGACTCGGCATGGCGTGCAACTCGTCGACGCTACATGGCGCCAACGGAGGTTCCGCAATGCCTCGGCGTATGAGGTCCTCGGCGGCTTGGTCATCACCACGTCGGTTTGGTACGGCTCGCGGTGAGTCCAAGCGCGGCTTCTTGCAGTCACGGGCGGTTCAGTTGAACTCCGTGCCGCCGCGGCGCGTCAGGTACTTGCCGGAGACGCTCTTCAGGATCACTCGGCCGAACTCGTGCGAAACGCGCTCGGCGGCCGGCCGCACCACCACGCCCTCGCGCACGTGCGCGCCGCCGAGCGTCGTGGCGCCGTCGGTCAGCTCCTGCAGTTTCACCAGGCTGAACGACCCCCGGTAAAGCACCGGCACCAGCGGAAACAGGTCGCTCAGCGACTCGGCCATCTCGTCCGGGGTCAGGTAGCGGCCCTGTCCCGGCTCCCCCACGTAGGCATCGAACACCGCGAAGTCGGGGTTGGACTTGCCGTAGTGCAGGTCCTGCACGCCGCGGCCGTACACTTCGCCGAGGACGTAGCAGGGCGCACCGTCGCCGGCGAGGCGGGCGCGCGCCGCCTCGAATGCCTCCTGGTGCGCACGCCACGTGCGCACGTACAGGTTGCCCTCGTTGGCCTCGTTCAGCAGCAGCGTCAGGCCCTTGTCCGACATCCCCTTGGAGGTGACGATCGGGCCGTGCTCGGGGTGCCAGCCGAGGCAGCACCAGGTGCCGTGCAGCTTCTCGGTGATCGCCACCGGCTCGCCGTCGCGGAACTCGTCGGGATACTTCTTGAAGTCCTCGATGTCGTACTTGACGGTGGCGCCGTGCGCGGCAACCACCTCGCCCTGCATGGAGATCGGGATCGGCGGCTCGTACTTGACCAGTTCCAGCAGCTCGGTGACGTCATCGCCCTCGGCTACCTGCCGCCCGCGGATCATCCCGTCGCGGACCGGGTAGACCAGCCCCTGCGACAGCGAGCCGCGAAGTTGCACCGCCTTGACGCGGTTCTTCCGGCTGCCGGCCAGTTTGCCTTCCAGCCCCAGCTCGGCGATCAGCCAGTCGGGACACACCGCGCCCTCCGGGATGTAGGCGGCCAGGTCGCCGTCGGTGAAGCTGTCCTTGCCGACGACGCAACGGAACCCGCCGATCGCGGCCAGTTCCAGGCGGTCGGCGTTGGGGTGCTGCTCGATGCGCAGCGCGTAGACTCGTGATTCGAATGCCATGGTCGAGCGGCGGAACATAAGAACGCGGACAAGCGGTCGTCAAGGCGCTGCCGAACCATCTGCCGGATCTAGTCGGTGGGCAGCGCGGCCCCGGACAGAAAGTCGATCAGGTTGACGTGCCTGATGCCGTCGAGCGGTCCCGGCGCTATCGGGTCCATGGAAAGAATCACCTTGGCGTGGGCGTCGCCGGTGCGCAGGAGAGACGATTTCTCCCGCTCCAGCGTCTCCGGGGCCCCGATCAGGTAGCTCACCTGCACGTACACGCGCCCGTTCGCCCCCTCCGCGACGAAGTCAATCTCCCTGCTGCCGACGGTGCCCACCGCTACTTGATAGTCGCGGCGCAGCAATTCGTGGAACACCAGGTTCTCCAGGTCGCCGGCAATCCACCGCTCCTGGGTGCCCAGAAGTCCCCGGCGCAGCCCGAGATCGCCCAGGTAGTACTTGCTGCCGACTTGCAGATGGCGCTTGCCGCGCACGTCGAACCGGTCGACCCTGTCCAGCACGAACGCGTCGCACAGATAGGAGAGGTAATTCAGCACGGTATCCGCGGTTCCACGCCGCTGTTGCGAGCGCATGTAGTCCGAGATCCTCTTGCCGGAGGTGAGATTGCCGACGTTGTCCATGGCCAGACGAACGATCGATTCGAACATGTCCAGATCGCGGATCGACTGCCGCTGCACGACATCACGCAGGGTGATCGTGCTGTAGACATCGCGCAGCATCTGCCGAACGAGGTCGGCGGAGAGATCGGTATGGAGCAGTCCGGGCAGGCCCCCCAGCGCACGGTAGCGCGAGAACAGATCGGCCGGCGCCGGCGATTCCCGCTGGGTCGCGGAGTAGAGCTCCCCGAACTCGCGCAGCGACAGCGGCAGCACGCGTAGCGTCACGTAGCGCCCGGCCAACCGTGTTGCGAGTTCTCCGGCGAACAGCGTCGAATTCGATCCGGAGACAACGACGTGGGTCTCGTTCCGATTCTGGAGCGAAGCCACCGCGCGCTCCCAGTCGCGAATCTGTTGCACCTCGTCGACAATCACGTAGGTCCGACCGACGGCCCTCTGCTCCGCTACGTGCGCTACGAGGTCTCCAGCGTCGCGAATCCACTCGAACGCGAACTCCTCCATGTCGACGTACACCACCCTGCCCCGGTCACGCAGAAGCCGGGCGAGTTGACGCAGGAGCACACTCTTTCCGACACGCCGGAGTCCCACCACCGCCACGGCCACCGGCGCGTCGACGTAGCGCACCAGCTTGTCGAGATACGTGCCGCGCTTGATCTCATACACGGTCCTATTGTAATCGAAATACGCGCGATGTTGCAGAAACTTTCGAGTATAGCAAGTGCTAATCGCTGATATTTCGCCTCCGTGGAGCGGGCAGGCGGTACACGCGCGGGCTCGACGACCACGCTCCGTGCATTGGGTAGCTGCACACGACAGTCCTTGCCAAGTGTCACCATGGAGCAGCCAGCTATCCGGTTTCAACCTGCCGCCGTCTGCCGCCGTCAGTCGTCGCGGGTAATCAGGGCTTACGAAGCGCCATTCGTTGCGATGGCGCGTGAGGACGTCCGCCGCCAGTTCCCGGCGGTTGGCACGATCGGGCGGGACGTGGTCAGAATTGCCTGTGACCAGCCACGAGCCGCCACGACCGGCGGGAGCCGGTGCAGGTACAGTGCGTGCCACACGATTGCTGGACCGGCCGATCATCACGCCCGAGCTCGACCCGTCGATCGGGCGCAACATCCAGGGGCCGTCGATCATCCGCGTGCCCGACTGGGTCGGGAGTGCCCTCGGGCGCTACTACCTCTACTTCGCCGACCACAAGGGCCTCTTCATCCGGCTGGCGTACGCCGAAGCGGTAACCGGGCCGTGGCGCATCCACCGCCCCGGGGCATTGCGACTTGAGGATTCCCACTTTCTCACCCGGCCTCCGGAGTTGGACCCGGAGGAGGAGCGGCACCTGCTGGCGCGCTACGCCAAGCGCGGCGTGCGCCTGCCGCACGACCCGTTGCAGGAGGCGACCACGCCGCACATCGCCTCGCCGGAGGTTATCGTCGACCTCGAGCGGCGCGTGATCCGCATGTATTTCCACGGCCTCGAAGCCGCAGCCACCCAGGCCACGCGGGTGGCGGAATCCGCCGATGGGCTCCGCTTCGTCGCGAGGCAGCCGCTGGTCGGGCCGTCCTACCTGCGCATCTTCACCTGGGCAGGCGACACCTACGCGATCACCATGCCGGGACAGTTGCACCGCGCCACCGACGGCGTGAGCCGGTTCGAGCCGGGCCCGCGGCTGTTCAATCCCCACATGCGCCACAACGCGCCGCTGGTGCGCGACGGGGTGCTGCACGTATTCTGGACCCAGGTCGGGGACGCGCCGGAGCGGATCCTGCTGAGCACCATCGACCTGGCCGGCGACTGGCGCTCATGGCGGGATTCGGAGCCGGTCGAGATCCTGCGCCC
This portion of the Spirochaetaceae bacterium genome encodes:
- a CDS encoding FAD-dependent oxidoreductase, yielding MRIGVVGAGVFGLAAAIEARTRGHEVTVFERGEIPHPAASSTDVAKGIRRMWYASDNDTYVELAERAAVQWRAWEDRSGECFYHQVGSLRAVADFRAGSPMRASADFLLDRGAEIAVLSADEAGQRFPQFRFAAGETCVFDPWAGYLESARAIAVMAGIARDGGCRVYTSTPVTSVEEQASGVEVRFRDGRERFDRVVVAAGPWVGRLLPAVGAKVRITRQQMLLIEPPDRHAFSGDRLPVWMIDEGGEGWYGFPLLRGGYAKVARDRLGETVDPDVERSGTEEFARDALDFVRRRLPALAAGTVVEGRSCLYTNTPDDHFLVDRVPGSERIFVAGGGSGHGFKFGGALGPVIVDAVEDCPNPLGDRFRIGNRLTAARTPGTDHTRGFAQPPPA
- a CDS encoding RNA ligase (ATP); this encodes MAFESRVYALRIEQHPNADRLELAAIGGFRCVVGKDSFTDGDLAAYIPEGAVCPDWLIAELGLEGKLAGSRKNRVKAVQLRGSLSQGLVYPVRDGMIRGRQVAEGDDVTELLELVKYEPPIPISMQGEVVAAHGATVKYDIEDFKKYPDEFRDGEPVAITEKLHGTWCCLGWHPEHGPIVTSKGMSDKGLTLLLNEANEGNLYVRTWRAHQEAFEAARARLAGDGAPCYVLGEVYGRGVQDLHYGKSNPDFAVFDAYVGEPGQGRYLTPDEMAESLSDLFPLVPVLYRGSFSLVKLQELTDGATTLGGAHVREGVVVRPAAERVSHEFGRVILKSVSGKYLTRRGGTEFN
- a CDS encoding ATP-binding protein, with the translated sequence MYEIKRGTYLDKLVRYVDAPVAVAVVGLRRVGKSVLLRQLARLLRDRGRVVYVDMEEFAFEWIRDAGDLVAHVAEQRAVGRTYVIVDEVQQIRDWERAVASLQNRNETHVVVSGSNSTLFAGELATRLAGRYVTLRVLPLSLREFGELYSATQRESPAPADLFSRYRALGGLPGLLHTDLSADLVRQMLRDVYSTITLRDVVQRQSIRDLDMFESIVRLAMDNVGNLTSGKRISDYMRSQQRRGTADTVLNYLSYLCDAFVLDRVDRFDVRGKRHLQVGSKYYLGDLGLRRGLLGTQERWIAGDLENLVFHELLRRDYQVAVGTVGSREIDFVAEGANGRVYVQVSYLIGAPETLEREKSSLLRTGDAHAKVILSMDPIAPGPLDGIRHVNLIDFLSGAALPTD